The stretch of DNA TATGGTGGTAGAGAACAAAAACAATCCGCAGGTCATCGACGCGCGGAACGGCGTAGTCGAGTTTTTGCTGCTGAATCATCCGCTCGACTGCCCCGTCTGCGATCAGGCTGGCGAATGCGACCTGCAAAACTTTGCCTTCGATCACGGCAAAGCCACTACGCGCTACGAAGAAGACCGCCGGACGTTTGAAAAGAACGACCTCGGCCCATATATACAGTTGCACATGACGCGATGCATTTTGTGTTACCGCTGTGTATATACCGCCGACCAGATCACTAACAAACGCGTTCATGGCGTACTGAACCGGGGCGACGCGTCGGAAATCAGCACGTACATTGAAAAAGCCATCGACAATGACTTTTCGGGCAACGTAATCGATGTATGCCCGGTAGGTGCGCTGACCGATAAAACGTACCGATTCAAAAATCGGGTGTGGTTTACCAAGCCTGTCGATGCACACCGCGACTGCCCTACCTGTTCGGGCAACGTGACGCTCTGGTATCGGGGCGAGGAGGTGATTCGGGTAACGGGCCGCAAGAACGAATGGGGCGAAGTGACGGAGTTTATCTGTAACACCTGCCGCTTTGAGACAAAGAAAACCAGCGACTGGATGATTGAAGGCCCAACCAAAATCTCGCGGGCATCGGTCATATCGGCCAACAAATACCGCGCTGACACCATCAAGCCAAGTTTCGGCCAACGGCTGGCTGCGGCTGAGTACAAACCCATCGATGATAGCCGCGATACATCGCAACTGGACATTCAGCAATTACCAGCCGAACGGTTCGCCAAATTGCCGTCGGCAGAGTAAAAAGTTAGATCGTTATAAAGTTATAAGGTTGTAGCGTTTTGGTTCTTATCAGCTCAACTTTACAACTTTATAGCCCTACAACCTTACAACTTTAGAAATGGATTTAACCGTATTAGCAGTAAAAGGGCTGATTATTCTGGCAATTTTCGGGATAACGCTGCTCATTGCTACCTACTCGACATATGCCGAGCGAAAGGTAGCCGCGTTTTTGCAAGACCGTATCGGGCCAAACCGGGCGGGGCCGTGGGGGCTGCTGCAACCCATTGCCGACGCTGGCAAGATGTTCTTCAAAGAAGATTTCATTCCGGCGCAGGCCAGCAAATGGTTGTTCATTCTTGGCCCTTGCTTAGCCATGCTTACCGCCCTGATGTCGAGCGCGGTTATTCCGTTTGGCGACAGCATTCGGTTTAGCTGGGATGGCGTGGCCTACGATGTTCCGGTGCAGGGCATCGAAATCAACATCGGCGTCCTGTATATTTTCGGCGTCGTGTCGCTGGGTGTCTATGGTATCATGATTGGCGGCTGGGCCTCGAACAACAAATTTTCGCTGCTGGGAGCTATCCGGGCAGCGTCGCAGAACATCAGCTATGAAATTGCGCTGGGCCTGTCGCTGATTGCGATTCTGATGATGACGGGTTCGCTCTCGTTGCGGGCTATCGTTAATGAGCAGGCTACGTTTTTCGAGTGGAATGTATTTACGCAACCGCTTGGGTTCATTATCTTCCTGACCTGTGCCTTCGCCGAGTGTAACCGAACCCCGTTCGATCTGCCCGAGTGCGAAACTGAACTCGTGGGCGGTTATCACACAGAATACAGTTCGATGAAACTCGGTTTTTACCTGTTCTCCGAGTACATCAACATGTTCGTATCATCGGCGTTTATTTCGGCTCTGTATTTCGGCGGGTTCCACTATCCGTTCATGAACGAAGTGAGCGCGGCTCTCGAGGGTTCGCTGGGGGCGGTGGCTGGGCATAATGTAGCTACAGCGATTACAGTGGTTGTGTTCTTTGCCAAGATCTTCTTCTTTATCTTCTTCTTCATGTGGGTTCGGTGGACGCTGCCGCGTTTCCGCTACGACCAACTGATGAACCTCGGCTGGAAAACGTTTATCCCCCTATCGATTTTAAACGTAGTCATTACCGGTGCCGGGCTGCTCTATAACATCAAATATACGTCCTGGCTCATTGTCGTAGTGATGGTAGGCATGGCCGTATTTTCGTCGGCCCGTGCCCCTAAGCAAGCCCCTGTACGTCAGCAGACGGCCTGAGTAAACTGAACATTATGCAACTCACCAATCGCTCCAAACAGGTCAGCCATAAAGAAATGACGCTGGCCGAGAAGATGTACCTGCCCGCTGTAGTAGGCGGTTTGGCAACAACGCTCAAACACTTCTTCCGAAAAAAAGTAACGATTCAGTACCCGGAAGTAAAACGGTATCTGGGGCCGGTTTTTCGGGGTCATCACGTCCTGAAACGCGACGAGCAGGGCCGCGAACGCTGCACTGCCTGCGGGCTGTGTGCCGTTGCCTGCCCGGCAGAAGCGATCTCAATGGTGGCCGCCGAACGCAAAAAAGGCGAAGAAAACCTCTATCGGGAAGAGAAATACGCGGCTGTTTACGAAATCAACATGCTGCGTTGTATTTTTTGCGGCTTGTGCGAAGAAGCCTGCCCCAAACAAGCCGTCTATCTCCGCCACGACCGCATGGTGCCGGTTTTTCTGGAACGCGACGACGTTGTATATGGCAAAGACCGGCTGGTTGAAAAATCAGACGACCGCTACGTGCGCATCGCCAACTCAGAAGTACAAGCCACTCCAACCGAACCCAGCCTGACACGGGCGGCAACGTAGAACGTTTGTCATTCGTCTTTTAATGACCACAAGAAAATGACCGAGACACTTAATTTTTTCAAAACGCTCACGCCCACCGGCTATCTATTTCTGGCGTTAACTATACTGACACTTTTCAGTGCTATCAGCGTAGTAACAGCCAAAAACCCGATCTATAGCGTATTGGGTCTGATTGGCACGTTCTTCTGCCTGTCAGGACATTATATTTTGCTGAATGCGCAGTTCCTCGCGGCTGTAAACATCATCGTTTACGCCGGTGCCATCATGGTTCTATTTCTGTTCACGATTATGTTTCTGAACCTGCGGAAAGAGGACGACGACTCGAAGACCAACCTTACTAAGATGGCCTCGGTCGTTATCGGCGGCCTGCTGATGGTGATGCTGATCCAGATTTTCCGGGCGAAAGATGCGCAGGTGCCATCGGCCAATCCGGCTACGTTTGACGCTAAAACCGGATTAGTCGAAAATCTTGGGAATCTGCTTTATACAGATTACATTCTTCCTTTTGAACTGGCGTCGGTGCTGTTCCTGGTTGCCATGGTAGGTGCTGTGATGCTCGGTAAACGCGAAGCTGGCGACCGGCATTTTTAGCGATAAATACTTTTGCCCGAATTTAATTGACCCACTCTCTGAAACAGGCCGCTCCCATAAGAGCGGCTTTTTGCTTATCATACCAACAAAAATCCGTATGCTTGCATAACAATTTTATGTAGGTTTGTAATTATATCAGCATTGGCACTGTTTACTAAATAAGGTTCCTGCCTGACCAGAAATCAAATTAACTATGGATGCATACATTGTTGCCGGATACCGCACTGCCGTAGGTAAAGCCCCACGCGGTGGTCTCCGCCTGACCCGCCCCGATGATATGGCGGCTGAAGTCATCAAACATTTGCTCAGTCAAGTGCCTAACCTCGACCCCGCCCGCGTCGAAGACCTGATTGTAGGTAACGCCGTGCCTGAGGCCGAGCAGGGAATGCAAATTGCCCGATACATTGCGCTACTGTCGCTGCCGCAAAGCGTACCGGGTTTTACCATCAACCGCTACTGTGGTTCCGGTCTCGAAGCCATTGCCATTGCCTCGGCCAAAATCCATTCGGGGCTGGCCGACTGCATTATCGCAGGCGGCACGGAATCGATGTCGCTGGTGCCGGTCATGGGTTGGAAAACGGCTCTGAACTACGAAATCGCGAAGAAAAACCCTGATTACTATATCGGTATGGGACTGACTGCCGAACAGGTTGCCCAGCAATTTAACATCAGCCGCGACGCCCAGGACGAGTTCGCTTTCGAGTCACACCAGAAAGCTCTGGCGGCTCAGGCGGCAGGTAAGTTCACGGACGAAATTGTGCCGATCAATGTCAAAGAAACTTACTTCGACGCTGAAAGTGGTAAGAAAAAAACCCGCGAGTGGACTGTGGCACAGGACGAAGGCCCGCGCAAAGACACAAGTGCCGCAGGGTTGGCAAAGTTGAAGCCCGTATTCGCGGCTGGCGGTTCGGTTACGGCGGGTAACTCGTCGCAGACGTCAGACGGGGCCGCGTTCGTACTGGTGATGTCGGAGCGATTGGTGAATGAACTGAATCTGAAACCCGTAGCCCGAATGATGTCCTATGCATCGGCGGGTGTTGAGCCGAAAATTATGGGTATTGGTCCTGTAGCGGCTATTCCTATCGCGCTGCAAAAAGCTGGTATGAAGCAGGACGATATTGAGTTAATCGAACTGAATGAAGCGTTTGCAGCACAATCGCTGGCGGTAATTCAGGAACTCGGCCTCGACCGGAGTACAATTAACCCCAACGGCGGGGCTATTGCACTTGGTCATGCCCTCGGCTCAACCGGGGCGCGGCTATCGGTGCACTTGCTGAACGAAATGCGCCGTCAGGATAAAAAATATGGCATGGTCTCGGCCTGCGTTGGCGGTGGTCAGGGCGTTGCCGGTATTTTCGAGCGGCTGAACTGATAACCAATCTGACGTTATATTGATGTATGGCTGACGCGGGTGAGACGCAACCCTTTGCGTCTCCTTCGCGCCAGCCATACACCGCATCTGATTCTTGTAAAAACCACTGAATAAGTTAGACAAAACACGCAAAAATTTTGTTATTAGTATGCTTGCATACTATTTATTGACGTAGTTTCTTTGCATAAGAATTGGTATGCACGCATAATAAAACCGATCAAGATGATTGCTACAGAACCCAAAGCCTCCATCAAGGGTGGCGAATTCCTGATTAAAGAGACAGAGGCTGCCAACGTTTTTATCCCTGAAGAATTTACTGAAGAGCAGCAGATGATTGCGGCTACCTGCCGCGAGTTTCTGGAGCGCGAAATATGGCCCCGTTTAAACGAAATTGACTCGGCAAAATCGCCCGAACTGATTTCGTCGCTGATGGACAAAGCTGGTGAACTGGGGCTGTTGGGTACGGGCGTACCAGAAGAATACGGCGGTTTTGGCATGAACTTCAACACGTCGATGCTGGTAGCCGAAGCCACTGGCGCGGGGCATTCGTTCTCGGTGGCTCTATCGGCACATACAGGTATCGGTACGCTGCCGATTGTGTACTACGGCAACGAAGAGCAAAAATCCAAATACCTGCCCCTGCTGGCTTCGGGCGAGTGGAAAGCCGCTTACTGCCTTACCGAACCCGATTCCGGTTCAGACGCCAACTCCGGCAAAACCAAAGCCGTTTTGAGCGAAGACGGTAAGCATTACGTGCTAACTGGTCAGAAAATGTGGATCACCAATGGCGGTTTCGCTGACCTGTTCATTGTGTTCGCCAAAATTGCCGATGCCAATGGGCAATTGGATAAGAACCTTTCGGCCTTTATTGTCGAGAAGTCTTACGAAGGCATTACCATGAACGAGCCGGAACACAAGATGGGGATCAAAGGCTCAGATACGCGTCAGGTGTTTTTCACCGATTGTAAAGTGCCGGTCGAGAACCTGTTGTCGGAGCGTGGCAATGGTTTCAAAATTGCCGTAAACATCCTGAACATTGGCCGTATTAAGCTGGGTGCTGCCACTATTGGCGGCTCGAAAGAAGTAATTAATCACGCTATTCGATACGCCAACGAGCGTAAGCAGTTTAAAACGCCTATTTCGGAATTTGGTGCCATCAAGCACAAACTCGCCGAAATGGCAATTAAGGTATATGCGTCGGAAACGGCGTCGTACCGCGCGGGTCAGAATATCGACGACCTGATCGAAGATTTCAAAGAGCAGGGCATGGACGATGCATCGGCCAAACTGAAAGCTCTGGAACAGTTTGCCATTGAATGCGCCGTCATGAAAGTACACGGCTCCGAAGTACTCGACTACGTGACCGACGAAGGTGTGCAGGTGTATGGCGGTATGGGCTACTCTGCCGATGCACCGATGGACCGCAGCTACCGCGATGCGCGTATCAATCGAATCTTTGAAGGTACGAACGAGATCAACCGGATGCTGATTGTTGACATGCTGCTGAAGCGGGCCATGAAAGGCGAACTCGACCTGATGGGTCCGGCAATGGCAGTGGCGAAAGAAATCATGTCGATTCCTGATTTCAATACGGAAGAGGAAGAAGGCTTGTTCGTAGCCGAGAAGAACGTGTTGCGGAACCTGAAAAAAGCCGCGCTGATGGTGGCCGGTGCTGCCGTACAGAAGTTCATGACGAATCTCTCGAACGAGCAGGAGATTCTGATGAACGTGGCCGATATGGCGATTGAAATCTACGTGGCCGAGTCTGTATTGCTGCGTGTGGAGAAGTTGATTGGCATCAAAGGCGAAGCTGCCGTTTCGCTGCAAAAGCAAATGGCATTGGTGTACCTGCACGAAGCCGTTGAGAAAGTCAACAGCGCGGGCCGGGCAGCCATCACATCGTTTGCCGAAGGCGACGAACTGCGCGGTATGCTGATGGGCCTGAAACGGTTCACCAAAATTGAGCCGATGAACCTGAAAAATCCCCGTCGGCAAATTGCCGATGCCATGATTGCCGAAAACAAGTATATTTTCTAAAAACGGCCTATTTGGGCGTTGGGAGCCGTTTCCGAGTTCGGAAACGGCTTTTTTTGTAGACCCTACTGACATAGGGTTGTCACTGGTTTGGTCGATCTTTGATATGGTCATTCACCCAAATCCTGATTAACCATGACAACACAAACAACAGCCCTAATGATCGCTCCTGAAAGCCTGTCCGTTGCTACAACCGTGCCCTTTATGGCCCTGACGTTCAGCACCCGCGCCACGCTCCTGACGCTCAACCAGCACAACCACGTACCGGGCGAACTCTACACCGAAGCCGAACAACTCGGCCTGACGCCCACCGGCCCGATTCAGTACATCTACGCGGGCGTGAGTGGCGACGAGACCAACGAATTTGGCCTGGAGATTGTGTTGCCGGTTGCACACACGCAGGCGAAACCGTTTGGTTTTTCGCTGAAAACATTTGCCCCGTTCCGTTGCGTCAGTTACGAATATACCGGGCCGTGGGACGAACTACCGGCTGTATACGACGCGCTGTTTCCTGCCTTCTACCAGGCCGGGCACAAGTACAACGGTCACATTCGGGAGGTGTACACAGCCACTGATTTCGACAACCCCAACAACCACGTAACCGAAATTCAAGTCGGTTTGGTGTAGGTTTTGAATGGGACACTGATTATACAGATGGTACGGATTTTCACGGATGGTTTCGCCTTCGTGAAAATCTGTACCTTTTGTTTTGCTGACGACGATTCGCCAACCTGTTTAACAGCCGTTAGGATATTGATCGGGCGATAAGTACTTCTTATCCTCGGTCATGTCGCGGTAAGCAGCCATCCGCTCAGCTACGAGCATAGGCGTGTGGCCCTGGCCCTACCGTACTGAACCGTCGCCACCCCACTGGCCAAAACGACTTCAAATACAAACGCCAGTAGCAGCACGTTGGCCTTCCGGTCCTTCGTCGTCACCGCAAACGGCGACCGGATGTGCACCCGCTTCTTCAGCACATACAGGTCGCCCTCCTTTATTTCCCTTGCCCCCGTCAACAGCAGGTTAGTCTTGGCTTCGGGGTAACGTAAAAACATCCTCGGCGACTAGACCGGTATTTATGTTTATTTTTAATATGTGCTTAAATTTGGGCTATTTATACTGTCTCAACTTATTTTCCAGATAATACACAGCCAAAGGATAAAACTCTTTGAAATTACCAGTGGCATCCCTGCTCTTGTAACTTTCAATTAGCGTTCGGATAACTTTCTCGGTTACTTTACCCTTTGTGTTTAATTGACGTAACCTATTTGATATGGCGTCTCTTAATCCCTCTCTGCGGCTACGTAATGACTGGTCATTGAGATTTAGGATTTTGTTAAGTTCATGATCTAAGTCGGCTCTTTTGGACTGCATCGTCCCGTCACGTAGATATCTAATCTCAGCTTCTAAATTGGTAGTGAGAAGGCTGAACGATGTAATGTCTTCGTTATTACTGCTTCTAAACGTATCACAGGTTTGAGACTGCGAACCGTTAGTTAACCTGCCTTGCACATTACCCCAGCAAGCTCCAAACAAATTCTTATAAACTAACTGCTCAGATGGATATTTCGACTGGCTTTTGAAGTGCTCAATCTTCATTCCCGGATACTTACCACCCACTTCTGGTATACGGCACATACAGTAGCAACACAAGCCACCCTGTTCTTTGACGAGTGATT from Spirosoma montaniterrae encodes:
- a CDS encoding acetyl-CoA C-acyltransferase — translated: MDAYIVAGYRTAVGKAPRGGLRLTRPDDMAAEVIKHLLSQVPNLDPARVEDLIVGNAVPEAEQGMQIARYIALLSLPQSVPGFTINRYCGSGLEAIAIASAKIHSGLADCIIAGGTESMSLVPVMGWKTALNYEIAKKNPDYYIGMGLTAEQVAQQFNISRDAQDEFAFESHQKALAAQAAGKFTDEIVPINVKETYFDAESGKKKTREWTVAQDEGPRKDTSAAGLAKLKPVFAAGGSVTAGNSSQTSDGAAFVLVMSERLVNELNLKPVARMMSYASAGVEPKIMGIGPVAAIPIALQKAGMKQDDIELIELNEAFAAQSLAVIQELGLDRSTINPNGGAIALGHALGSTGARLSVHLLNEMRRQDKKYGMVSACVGGGQGVAGIFERLN
- a CDS encoding NuoI/complex I 23 kDa subunit family protein, with translation MQLTNRSKQVSHKEMTLAEKMYLPAVVGGLATTLKHFFRKKVTIQYPEVKRYLGPVFRGHHVLKRDEQGRERCTACGLCAVACPAEAISMVAAERKKGEENLYREEKYAAVYEINMLRCIFCGLCEEACPKQAVYLRHDRMVPVFLERDDVVYGKDRLVEKSDDRYVRIANSEVQATPTEPSLTRAAT
- a CDS encoding 2Fe-2S iron-sulfur cluster-binding protein — its product is MTSDGAVSQLLKVTIDGIEVEVEPGTTILQAARKIGPEVAPPAMCYYQPLKGSGGKCRACLVRVAAGSAKDPRPMPKLVASCLTAVQDGMVVENKNNPQVIDARNGVVEFLLLNHPLDCPVCDQAGECDLQNFAFDHGKATTRYEEDRRTFEKNDLGPYIQLHMTRCILCYRCVYTADQITNKRVHGVLNRGDASEISTYIEKAIDNDFSGNVIDVCPVGALTDKTYRFKNRVWFTKPVDAHRDCPTCSGNVTLWYRGEEVIRVTGRKNEWGEVTEFICNTCRFETKKTSDWMIEGPTKISRASVISANKYRADTIKPSFGQRLAAAEYKPIDDSRDTSQLDIQQLPAERFAKLPSAE
- a CDS encoding retron system putative HNH endonuclease yields the protein MKRITKSREPSEFAAYRRKQGATYSNLPEDGKKALRQSLVKEQGGLCCYCMCRIPEVGGKYPGMKIEHFKSQSKYPSEQLVYKNLFGACWGNVQGRLTNGSQSQTCDTFRSSNNEDITSFSLLTTNLEAEIRYLRDGTMQSKRADLDHELNKILNLNDQSLRSRREGLRDAISNRLRQLNTKGKVTEKVIRTLIESYKSRDATGNFKEFYPLAVYYLENKLRQYK
- a CDS encoding GyrI-like domain-containing protein — protein: MTTQTTALMIAPESLSVATTVPFMALTFSTRATLLTLNQHNHVPGELYTEAEQLGLTPTGPIQYIYAGVSGDETNEFGLEIVLPVAHTQAKPFGFSLKTFAPFRCVSYEYTGPWDELPAVYDALFPAFYQAGHKYNGHIREVYTATDFDNPNNHVTEIQVGLV
- the nuoH gene encoding NADH-quinone oxidoreductase subunit NuoH — protein: MDLTVLAVKGLIILAIFGITLLIATYSTYAERKVAAFLQDRIGPNRAGPWGLLQPIADAGKMFFKEDFIPAQASKWLFILGPCLAMLTALMSSAVIPFGDSIRFSWDGVAYDVPVQGIEINIGVLYIFGVVSLGVYGIMIGGWASNNKFSLLGAIRAASQNISYEIALGLSLIAILMMTGSLSLRAIVNEQATFFEWNVFTQPLGFIIFLTCAFAECNRTPFDLPECETELVGGYHTEYSSMKLGFYLFSEYINMFVSSAFISALYFGGFHYPFMNEVSAALEGSLGAVAGHNVATAITVVVFFAKIFFFIFFFMWVRWTLPRFRYDQLMNLGWKTFIPLSILNVVITGAGLLYNIKYTSWLIVVVMVGMAVFSSARAPKQAPVRQQTA
- a CDS encoding acyl-CoA dehydrogenase family protein; this translates as MIATEPKASIKGGEFLIKETEAANVFIPEEFTEEQQMIAATCREFLEREIWPRLNEIDSAKSPELISSLMDKAGELGLLGTGVPEEYGGFGMNFNTSMLVAEATGAGHSFSVALSAHTGIGTLPIVYYGNEEQKSKYLPLLASGEWKAAYCLTEPDSGSDANSGKTKAVLSEDGKHYVLTGQKMWITNGGFADLFIVFAKIADANGQLDKNLSAFIVEKSYEGITMNEPEHKMGIKGSDTRQVFFTDCKVPVENLLSERGNGFKIAVNILNIGRIKLGAATIGGSKEVINHAIRYANERKQFKTPISEFGAIKHKLAEMAIKVYASETASYRAGQNIDDLIEDFKEQGMDDASAKLKALEQFAIECAVMKVHGSEVLDYVTDEGVQVYGGMGYSADAPMDRSYRDARINRIFEGTNEINRMLIVDMLLKRAMKGELDLMGPAMAVAKEIMSIPDFNTEEEEGLFVAEKNVLRNLKKAALMVAGAAVQKFMTNLSNEQEILMNVADMAIEIYVAESVLLRVEKLIGIKGEAAVSLQKQMALVYLHEAVEKVNSAGRAAITSFAEGDELRGMLMGLKRFTKIEPMNLKNPRRQIADAMIAENKYIF
- a CDS encoding NADH-quinone oxidoreductase subunit J → MTETLNFFKTLTPTGYLFLALTILTLFSAISVVTAKNPIYSVLGLIGTFFCLSGHYILLNAQFLAAVNIIVYAGAIMVLFLFTIMFLNLRKEDDDSKTNLTKMASVVIGGLLMVMLIQIFRAKDAQVPSANPATFDAKTGLVENLGNLLYTDYILPFELASVLFLVAMVGAVMLGKREAGDRHF